ATGGCGTCCTGGGCCACGTCGACGAGACGGCGGGTGAGGTAGCCGGAGTTGGCCGTCTTGAGGGCCGTGTCCGCCAGACCCTTGCGGGCGCCGTGGGTGGAGATGAAGTACTGGAGCACGGAGAGGCCTTCACGGAAGTTGGCCGTGATGGGCGTCTCGATGATTTCACCGGAGGGCTTGGCCATGAGGCCGCGCATACCGGCGAGCTGGCGGATCTGCTGCGCGCTGCCGCGGGCACCCGAGTCGGCCATGATGTAGATGGGATTGAACGACGGCTGCTTGCGCGTCTCGCGCTTGCCGTCCTTGTCACCCACGGCCTCTTCCTGGGAGATCTGCTGCATCATCTCGGCGGCCACCTTCTCGGTGATCTCCGCCCAGATATCGATGACCTTGTTGTAGCGCTCGCCGTCGGTGATGAGGCCCTCGAGGTACTGGTTCTCGATCTCCGCCACTTCCTTGCCCGCGTACTCCAGGAAGGTCTGCTTCTTGGCGGGGATGATCATGTCCTTGAGCGCGATGGAGATACCGGCGCGCGTGGCGTTGGTATACCCGAGGCTCCGGATGCGATCGGCCAGCAGCACCGTCTCCTTCTCGCCGGTGAGGCGGTAGCAGAGGTCGATGAGGCCACCGAGCGACTTCTTGTCGAGCACCTTGTTGATGGCGTCGAAGCCCACCTTGCGCGGCACGATGTCCCAGAGCAGGACGCGGCCGACGGTGGTCTCCTTGCGCGTGCCGAGGATGCGGCAGACGACCTTCGCCTGCAGGTGCACCTCGCCATGGTCGTACGCGGCGCGAACCTCGTCGGGCGAGGCGAACACCCGGCCCTCGCCGTGGGCGAACTCACGGGCGCGCGTCATGTAGTAGATGCCGAGCACCATGTCCTGCGTGGGGACGATGATGGGCTTGCCGTTGGCGGGGCTGAGGATGTTGTTCGTCGACATCATCAGCACGCGCGCTTCCATCTGGGCCTCGATGGACAGGGGCACGTGGACGGCCATCTGGTCACCGTCGAAGTCCGCGTTGAACGCGGCGCACACGAGCGGGTGCAGTTGGATGGCCTTGCCCTCGATGAGCACGGGCTCGAAGGCCTGCATGCCCAGGCGGTGCAGCGTGGGCGCGCGGTTGAGCATCACCGGGTGCTCGCGGATGACGTCCTCGAGGATGTCCCACACCTCGGGACGCTCCTTCTCCACCATCTTCTTGGCGCTCTTGATGGTGGTGACGTAGCCCTTCTCTTCGAGCTTGTTGTAGATGAACGGCTTGAAGAGCTCGAGCGCCATGATCTTGGGCAGACCGCACTGGTGCAGGCGCAGCTCGGGGCCCACCACGATGACGGAGCGGCCCGAGTAGTCCACGCGCTTGCCGAGCAGGTTCTGACGGAACCGGCCCTGCTTGCCCTTGAGCATGTCGGAGAGCGACTTGAGCGGCCGCTTGTTCGGGCCGGTGATCGTCTTGCCGCGGCGGCCGTTGTCAAACAGCGCGTCCACCGCCTCCTGGAGCATCCGCTTCTCGTTGCGGATGATGATGTCCGGGGCGTTGAGCTCCTGCAGCCGCTTGAGGCGGTTGTTGCGGTTGATGACGCGGCGGTACAGGTCGTTGAGGTCCGACGTCGCGAAGCGGCCACCATCGAGCGGCACCAGGGGGCGCAGATCGGGCGGAATCACGGGGATGACGTCGAGCATCATCCACTCGGGCTTGTTGCCCGACATGCGGAAGGCCTCGGCGACCTTGAGGCGCTTGGCGTACTTCTTCTTCTTGGCCTCCGAGTTGGTCTCGCGCATGTCGCGGCGCAGGTCCTCGGACAGGCGGATGACGTCCAGGGCCTTGAGCATCTCGCGCACGGCCTCACCACCCATGCCCGCGCTGAAGGACTCCTCGCCGTGCTCCTCGTAGAGCCGGTGGAGCTTCTCCTCGCTGACGAGTTCGCCCTTCTGCAGGGGCGTCGCCTTGGGGTCGATGATGATGTAGCTCTCGCAGTACAGGACCTTCTCGAGCTCCTTGAGCGTGATGTCGAGCAGGTTGCCGATGCGCGAGGGCAGCGACTTGAGGAACCAGATGTGCGCCACGGGCGTGGCGAGCGTGATGTGGCCCAGGCGCTCACGGCGCACCTTGGATTGGATGACCTCCACGCCGCACTTCTCGCACACGACGCCGCGGTGCTTCATGCGCTTGTACTTGCCGCAGTTGCACTCGTAGTCCTTCACCGGTCCGAAGATGCGGGCGCAGAACAGCCCGTCCCGCTCCGGCTTGAA
This Cystobacter fuscus DSM 2262 DNA region includes the following protein-coding sequences:
- the rpoC gene encoding DNA-directed RNA polymerase subunit beta' → MKDIFNFFEKPKDPLSFNAIRIALASPDKIRQWSHGEVKKPETINYRTFKPERDGLFCARIFGPVKDYECNCGKYKRMKHRGVVCEKCGVEVIQSKVRRERLGHITLATPVAHIWFLKSLPSRIGNLLDITLKELEKVLYCESYIIIDPKATPLQKGELVSEEKLHRLYEEHGEESFSAGMGGEAVREMLKALDVIRLSEDLRRDMRETNSEAKKKKYAKRLKVAEAFRMSGNKPEWMMLDVIPVIPPDLRPLVPLDGGRFATSDLNDLYRRVINRNNRLKRLQELNAPDIIIRNEKRMLQEAVDALFDNGRRGKTITGPNKRPLKSLSDMLKGKQGRFRQNLLGKRVDYSGRSVIVVGPELRLHQCGLPKIMALELFKPFIYNKLEEKGYVTTIKSAKKMVEKERPEVWDILEDVIREHPVMLNRAPTLHRLGMQAFEPVLIEGKAIQLHPLVCAAFNADFDGDQMAVHVPLSIEAQMEARVLMMSTNNILSPANGKPIIVPTQDMVLGIYYMTRAREFAHGEGRVFASPDEVRAAYDHGEVHLQAKVVCRILGTRKETTVGRVLLWDIVPRKVGFDAINKVLDKKSLGGLIDLCYRLTGEKETVLLADRIRSLGYTNATRAGISIALKDMIIPAKKQTFLEYAGKEVAEIENQYLEGLITDGERYNKVIDIWAEITEKVAAEMMQQISQEEAVGDKDGKRETRKQPSFNPIYIMADSGARGSAQQIRQLAGMRGLMAKPSGEIIETPITANFREGLSVLQYFISTHGARKGLADTALKTANSGYLTRRLVDVAQDAIINEYDCGTMDGLFIGALVEGGEIIEALGERILGRVALDDILDPVTNDVLVRANEEIDEDRVKKIENSGLDRVKIRSVLTCQAKRGICVECYGRDLARGRKVAVGEAVGVIAAQSIGEPGTQLTMRTFHIGGAAQRRAEQSSLENRNAGTVKFAGLNTVQRKDGSLVAMNRNGELVIVDESGRERERYQVIYGARILVKEGQKIEAGILVAEWDPFAIPLLTEVGGTVRFEDIIEGVTMNESLDEVTGLTRKTIIESKDPDARPHITLRDEQGNLKDLVSSKGQASYFLPQGSIITVNDGDEIHAGEVIAKVPRETTKTKDITGGLPRVAELFEARKPKDAASIAEIDGVVSFGKDTTGKRKLIITPEVAGELRTDLAKEYLISKGKNISVHAGDRVKAGEALMDGSANPHDILKVLGEKALAGYLVDEVQEVYRLQGVKINDKHIEVIVRQMLRRVRVTDVGDTSFLVDEQVEKWVFEEENEKVMANGQRPGVGEPLLLGITKASLSTESFISASSFQETTKVLTEAAINGKVDYLRGLKENVIMGRLIPAGTGLPNYKHLDIEVESPADEISEMEAALAATHGDDLVPPLSSGSRSEGSQSSGAA